In Rutidosis leptorrhynchoides isolate AG116_Rl617_1_P2 chromosome 2, CSIRO_AGI_Rlap_v1, whole genome shotgun sequence, one genomic interval encodes:
- the LOC139893083 gene encoding vacuolar protein sorting-associated protein 45 homolog, translating to MVLVASVRDYINRMLQDISGMKVLILDSQTVSAVSVVYSQSELLQKEVFLVELVDSISMSKESMSHLKAVYFLRPTSENIQHLKRQLAKPRFGEYNLFFSNMLNTTQLHILADSDEHEVVQQVQEFFADFVAIDTYHFTLNTPANHMYMLPAVIDPPNLQSYCDRIVDGLAALFLSFKKRPVIRYSRTSDIAKRIAHEASKLMYQQESGLFDFRRTEISPLLLVIDRRDDPVTPLLNQWTYQAMVHELIGIKDNKVDLGNVGKFSKDEQEVVLSSEQDAFFKANMYENFGDIGMSIKRMVDDFQQVAKSNKNIQTIEDMAKFVDNYPEYRKMQGNVSKHVTLVTEMSKIVEERKLMLVSQTEQELACNGGQGAAFEAVTNLLNNESVSDIDRLRLVMLYALRYEKESPVQLMQLFNKLASRSPKYKPGLVQFLLKQAGVDRRTGDLYGNRDILNIARNMARGLKGVENVYTQHQPLLFQTMESITKGRLRDVDYPFVGNHFQQGRPQEVVIFIVGGTTYEESRSVALQNAFNSGIRFVLGGSSLLNSKRFLKDLEEAQRIARSSTGVV from the exons ATGGTACTTGTGGCCTCTGTTAGAGATTATATAAATCGTATGTTACAAGATATTTCTGGAATGAAAGTGCTCATACTTGATTCACAAACG GTTAGTGCTGTCAGTGTTGTGTATTCTCAATCCGAACTTCTGCAAAAAGAAGTGTTTTTGGTAGAATTGGTTGATTCGATCTCCATGTCAAAGGAGTCAATGTCACATCTCAAAGCTGTTTATTTTTTGCGCCCAACATCAGAGAATATCCAGCATTTGAAACGTCAACTAGCTAAACCTCGATTTGGAGAATACAACCTCT TTTTCTCAAATATGTTGAATACTACTCAGCTCCATATCTTAGCCGATTCAGATGAACATGAAGTCGTTCAACAAGTCCAG GAGTTTTTTGCCGATTTTGTTGCAATTGATACCTATCATTTTACTTTGAACACACCTGCAAATCATATGTATATGCTTCCAGCTGTTATAGATCCTCCAAACCTGCAAAGTTACTGTGATCGAATTGTTGATGGACTTGCAGCTCTCTTTTTGTCTTTTAAGAAGAGGCCTGTTATACGATATTCACGAACATCTGATATTGCCAAAAGGATAGCTCATGAAGCTTCG AAGCTTATGTACCAGCAGGAAAGTGGCCTATTTGATTTCAGACGCACAGAAATTTCTCCTTTGTTGCTTGTAATTGATAGGAGGGATGACCCTGTTACTCCATTACTGAATCAGTGGACGTATCAG GCAATGGTCCATGAGTTGATCGGGATTAAAGACAATAAGGTAGATTTAGGAAATGTGGGGAAATTTTCGAAGGATGAACAG GAGGTTGTATTGTCTTCTGAACAAGATGCCTTTTTTAAGGCTAATATGTATGAAAATTTTGGAGACATTGGAATGAGTATAAAGCGGATGGTCGACGATTTTCAGCAAGTGGCAAAAAGCAATAAAAATATCCAGACTATCG AAGACATGGCTAAATTCGTTGACAACTATCCAGAGTATCGAAAAATGCAAGGAAATGTGTCTAAGCATGTAACCCTGGTAACAGAAATGAGCAAGATAGTTGAGGAGCGCAAACTCATGTTAGTATCACAAACGGAACAAGAATTGGCTTGTAATGGTGGCCAAGGAGCAGCATTTGAG GCTGTCACAAATCTTTTGAATAACGAGAGTGTCTCAGACATCGATCGACTACGTCTTGTCATGTTGTATGCTTTGAGATATGAAAAAGAGAGCCCTGTTCAACTCATGCAACTTTTCAATAAACTGGCTTCTCGCTCTCCCAAGTATAAGCCAGGG CTTGTACAATTCCTTCTAAAGCAAGCAGGGGTTGATAGAAGGACTGGAGATCTGTATGGTAACAGAGATATTTTGAACATTGCCCGTAACATGGCTCGTGGGCTAAAG GGGGTTGAGAATGTGTACACTCAGCATCAACCTCTTCTATTTCAAACAATGGAGAGCATCACAAAGGGAAGATTGAGAGATGTTGATTACCCTTTTGTTGGGAATCACTTTCAGCAGGGCAG GCCACAAGAGGTCGTAATCTTTATTGTTGGTGGGACGACATATGAGGAATCACGCTCAGTTGCTCTGCAAAATGCATTTAATTCTGGAATCCGTTTTGTACTCGGAGGTTCATCACTTCTAAATTCTAAAAG GTTTCTGAAGGACCTTGAAGAGGCTCAACGTATTGCTCGGTCAAGCACCGGTGTTGTTTAA